In Zingiber officinale cultivar Zhangliang chromosome 11B, Zo_v1.1, whole genome shotgun sequence, a single window of DNA contains:
- the LOC122033327 gene encoding WAT1-related protein At3g30340-like, with the protein MDWRPGAAMLAVDVALAVMNVMVKKALSGGMNKLVFITLRHAVATLFISPIAFFYERKIRPKLTLEICLYLFFSAMFGASLTQYLFFLGLEHTSATFACAFLNIAPVCTFLISLAMRMEFVNPTTKEGRAKAVGALVCFMGVLVLTFYKGVRLNTGGGEAAGGSRMGGTEYGSRKWTMGSMAVIGGCVSWSAWFPLQARVGRKYPALCSCTALVFLISFLQAATLTLATQRGASVWILRKKMEIATVIFSGAVGSGFGILAMSWCIEEKGPVFTAAFTPLIQILVALIDFAFLHEQVYIGSVLGSVLVIAGLYSLLWGKNKEGKGGVVGKEENRVNGGDDQVQTPTV; encoded by the exons ATGGATTGGAGACCGGGGGCCGCCATGCTCGCAGTGGATGTCGCACTTGCAGTGATGAACGTCATGGTCAAGAAGGCTCTGAGCGGGGGCATGAACAAGCTCGTCTTCATAACACTCAGGCACGCAGTGGCCACTCTCTTCATCTCCCCCATCGCCTTCTTCTACGAGAG GAAGATCAGGCCAAAGTTGACTCTGGAAATCTGCTTGTATCTCTTCTTCAGCGCCATGTTTGG TGCTTCTCTGACTCAGTACCTCTTCTTCCTCGGACTCGAGCACACCTCTGCCACATTCGCCTGCGCCTTCCTCAACATAGCCCCTGTGTGCACCTTCCTCATATCCTTAGCAATGAG GATGGAGTTTGTGAATCCGACAACTAAGGAGG GGAGGGCGAAGGCAGTCGGGGCACTCGTTTGCTTCATGGGAGTGCTCGTGCTCACATTCTACAAGGGAGTGAGATTGAACACAGGCGGCGGCGAGGCGGCCGGAGGATCGAGAATGGGAGGAACAGAGTATGGATCGAGGAAATGGACGATGGGTTCTATGGCAGTGATCGGAGGGTGCGTGAGTTGGTCGGCGTGGTTCCCGTTGCAGGCCAGAGTCGGGCGCAAGTACCCTGCTCTGTGTTCATGCACTGCGCTGGTGTTCTTGATCAGTTTCCTGCAGGCGGCGACCTTGACCTTGGCCACGCAGAGGGGAGCCTCAGTCTggatcttgaggaagaagatggagatcgCCACTGTCATTTTTTCA GGGGCAGTGGGGTCTGGGTTTGGGATTCTGGCCATGTCATGGTGTATAGAAGAGAAAGGTCCTGTGTTCACTGCTGCATTCACTCCTCTGATACAGATCCTGGTGGCTCTCATCGACTTCGCCTTCCTCCACGAACAAGTCTACATCGGAAG TGTGTTGGGGTCAGTTTTGGTGATTGCTGGGCTCTACTCGCTACTCTGGGGGAAGAACAAGGAAGGCAAAGGCGGTGTCGTAGGGAAGGAAGAAAACCGAGTTAATGGAGGAGACGACCAAGTGCAGACTCCAACTGTTTGA